The following is a genomic window from Candidatus Nitrosotenuis cloacae.
CCGCACTTGGGGCAGGAACCTTTCTTTAGGCGGATGCCGCACTTGGGGCAAAATTGCATCTAAACACCTTTTAGCTTTGAGTGGATTAGTTTTTTCAGCTCTGCTGCGGTCTCGATTGCAGCACTTGTTGCCTTTTCGATCTCCTTAATTGGGTTGCCCTTTGAGGAGTTGACTCGCATCGAGTAGTCGTTTGTAAGGGGATGTCTGAGAATTACCCCCGCAAAATCAACCTGTTGGTCCTTTA
Proteins encoded in this region:
- a CDS encoding RpoL/Rpb11 RNA polymerase subunit family protein; protein product: MNARVVKSSSKEADLSIKGSDIGTLYIVQHELLKDQQVDFAGVILRHPLTNDYSMRVNSSKGNPIKEIEKATSAAIETAAELKKLIHSKLKGV